A single Calidifontibacter indicus DNA region contains:
- a CDS encoding LysR family transcriptional regulator — translation MVDVNRLRVFRAVVASGSVGAAATHLGYTPSAVSQHLSALAKETGLTLFEKSGRGIAPTAAGLELASRSEELMSSIARLDGEIDDLRSGRTQTLSVSTFASAAEEWMPDVASTVLAEFPDVVFTFRLNENGVAAAPTPPDIDIRTEVPEEGPTRMAGYERHVVSNDRYVVLLPAGHRLAGEREVKFADLADEPWIDDDPGETTCGGIVVRAARAAGITPRYVAYAGDHHGGIAFVAAGIGVTIVPGLAAGNLPPTVVKRPLVSPTPERRIVLFVHRQAMLKPAGRRVVELLTKKCAAVA, via the coding sequence ATGGTCGATGTAAACCGTCTGCGGGTGTTCCGAGCCGTCGTCGCGAGCGGCTCGGTGGGTGCCGCGGCCACCCACCTGGGCTACACGCCGTCCGCCGTCAGTCAGCACCTCTCGGCGCTGGCGAAGGAGACCGGGTTGACGCTCTTCGAGAAGAGCGGACGCGGCATCGCGCCGACCGCTGCCGGCCTCGAACTCGCCTCGCGCAGTGAGGAATTGATGAGTTCGATCGCGAGATTGGACGGCGAGATCGACGACCTGCGCTCGGGCCGCACTCAGACCCTGTCGGTCTCCACCTTCGCGTCGGCCGCCGAGGAGTGGATGCCCGATGTGGCCTCGACGGTGCTCGCCGAGTTTCCCGACGTGGTCTTCACCTTCCGACTCAACGAGAACGGCGTCGCGGCCGCCCCGACGCCCCCGGACATCGACATCCGCACCGAGGTGCCCGAGGAGGGGCCCACCCGGATGGCCGGGTACGAGCGGCACGTCGTCTCCAACGACCGCTACGTCGTACTGCTGCCGGCGGGCCACCGCCTCGCCGGCGAGCGCGAGGTGAAGTTCGCCGACCTCGCCGACGAGCCGTGGATCGACGACGACCCGGGCGAGACCACCTGCGGAGGGATCGTCGTGCGGGCCGCTCGGGCCGCGGGCATCACCCCGCGCTATGTCGCGTACGCCGGCGACCACCACGGCGGAATCGCGTTCGTGGCAGCGGGTATCGGCGTGACGATCGTGCCCGGACTGGCCGCCGGCAACCTCCCACCGACTGTGGTAAAGCGTCCGCTCGTGTCACCGACCCCGGAGCGGCGCATCGTGCTGTTCGTGCACCGACAGGCGATGCTCAAACCGGCCGGACGGCGGGTGGTCGAGTTGCTGACGAAGAAGTGCGCCGCGGTGGCGTGA
- a CDS encoding glycosyltransferase has product MGDSLGGCVRDVLVVVPARNEEDLLPPCLDSLEAARSALARTDPHVRVTTVVVLDRCTDASAELVEARSWVHAVRSDAGRVGAARRLGVQQAIALAGGPDPVATWIASTDADSVVPPHWLSRQLELACAGTDLVLGTVLPDAKGVDPGLIDAWHARHVLTDGHPYVHGANLGVRLSTYLQAGGFAELPVHEDVRLVEAIRRDGGAVVSTASAPVVTSGRFEARAPEGFASYLRALADPDLGLPV; this is encoded by the coding sequence ATGGGCGATTCCCTGGGCGGCTGCGTCCGCGATGTGCTCGTCGTGGTGCCGGCGCGCAACGAGGAGGATCTGTTGCCCCCCTGCCTCGACTCGCTCGAGGCGGCACGGTCCGCCCTTGCCCGCACCGATCCGCATGTGCGGGTCACGACGGTCGTCGTGCTCGACCGCTGCACTGATGCGTCGGCCGAGTTGGTGGAGGCCCGTTCGTGGGTGCACGCCGTCCGCAGTGACGCCGGACGGGTGGGCGCCGCCCGACGGCTCGGCGTGCAGCAGGCGATCGCCCTCGCCGGCGGTCCCGATCCTGTAGCCACGTGGATCGCGAGCACCGACGCCGACAGCGTGGTGCCGCCGCACTGGCTCAGCCGGCAGCTCGAACTCGCATGTGCCGGAACCGATCTCGTGCTCGGCACGGTTCTTCCTGATGCGAAGGGGGTCGATCCTGGCTTGATCGACGCCTGGCACGCCCGGCACGTGCTCACCGATGGTCACCCGTATGTGCACGGCGCGAACCTGGGCGTCCGGCTCAGCACCTACCTACAGGCCGGTGGCTTTGCGGAGCTGCCCGTGCACGAGGACGTGCGGCTGGTCGAAGCGATCCGACGCGACGGCGGGGCTGTGGTCTCCACCGCGTCCGCCCCGGTCGTCACATCAGGACGGTTCGAGGCGCGCGCGCCCGAAGGGTTCGCGAGCTACCTGCGGGCGCTCGCCGATCCCGATCTCGGGCTGCCGGTCTGA
- a CDS encoding metallophosphoesterase gives MRLRPALAVLLSATAATAVAVPAHADQGGVPNDKSQYTFALIGDVPYGAEQIAKFPTWIKQINADPAISSVVHVGDIKNGSSVCSDDYFAMIKRDFDTFAKPFVYTPGDNEWTDCHRANNGAYNPLERLDAVRRTFFPQPGRTMGQKQMNVDSQASIGLPENVSYRIKDVSFAAVHVVGSNDATQPWTGLGETTANPTQLAAEKARMNGAIALLRQTFADAAKRGDRAVVVMQQADMFDPTYEPTEGDISAFRPYVQELARLSNAFAGQVYLFNGDSHIYDYDQPLAAGSKWLAKYGVTAPVTNLQRVTCDGSGNNKDWLRISITKKGSPNTLSWTRVPYAA, from the coding sequence ATGCGCCTGCGCCCCGCACTCGCAGTCCTGCTGTCCGCCACCGCCGCCACGGCGGTCGCCGTCCCCGCCCACGCCGACCAGGGCGGCGTGCCCAACGACAAGTCGCAGTACACCTTCGCGCTGATCGGCGACGTGCCCTACGGCGCCGAGCAGATCGCGAAGTTCCCCACCTGGATCAAGCAGATCAACGCCGACCCGGCGATCAGCTCGGTCGTGCACGTCGGTGACATCAAGAACGGTTCGAGCGTCTGCTCCGACGACTACTTCGCGATGATCAAGCGCGACTTCGACACCTTCGCCAAGCCGTTCGTCTACACCCCCGGCGACAACGAGTGGACCGACTGTCACCGCGCCAACAACGGTGCCTACAACCCGCTCGAGCGCCTCGACGCCGTCCGGCGCACCTTCTTCCCGCAGCCCGGCCGCACCATGGGCCAGAAGCAGATGAACGTCGACTCCCAGGCGTCGATCGGCCTGCCGGAGAACGTCAGCTACCGCATCAAGGACGTCTCGTTCGCCGCCGTGCACGTCGTCGGCTCGAACGACGCCACGCAGCCGTGGACCGGCCTCGGCGAGACCACCGCCAACCCGACCCAGCTGGCTGCCGAGAAGGCCCGCATGAACGGCGCGATCGCGTTGCTGCGCCAGACTTTCGCCGACGCCGCCAAGCGGGGCGACCGGGCGGTCGTCGTGATGCAGCAGGCCGACATGTTCGATCCGACGTACGAGCCGACCGAGGGCGACATCTCGGCGTTCCGGCCCTACGTGCAGGAGCTCGCGCGTCTGTCGAACGCGTTCGCCGGGCAGGTCTACCTGTTCAACGGGGACAGCCACATCTACGACTACGACCAGCCGCTGGCGGCCGGGTCGAAGTGGCTTGCGAAGTACGGCGTGACCGCGCCGGTCACGAACCTGCAGCGGGTCACCTGCGACGGTTCGGGCAACAACAAGGACTGGCTGCGCATCTCGATCACCAAGAAGGGTTCGCCCAACACCCTGAGCTGGACCCGGGTGCCCTACGCGGCCTGA
- a CDS encoding benzoate/H(+) symporter BenE family transporter yields the protein MDRRRLLRFHLPRLRPARRTRLGRRHRRADGHRRDDRRARPAGHLRLRRYAALGEERSREAGAIALVVAASGITIAGVGSAFWGLVAGLVLYAVLARR from the coding sequence TTGGATCGCCGGCGTCTCCTGCGGTTTCACCTACCTCGCCTTCGGCCCGCTCGCCGGACTCGTCTCGGCCGTCGCCACCGCCGCGCCGACGGGCATCGTCGAGACGATCGCCGGGCTCGCCCTGCTGGCCACCTTCGCCTCCGCCGCTACGCCGCCTTGGGCGAGGAGCGCTCGCGGGAGGCCGGCGCGATCGCACTCGTCGTCGCGGCGTCCGGCATCACCATTGCGGGCGTCGGCTCGGCCTTCTGGGGCCTGGTTGCCGGACTCGTGCTCTACGCGGTGCTGGCGCGCCGATAG
- a CDS encoding AIM24 family protein: MGELVARSSRIVEARLQKSSVRAISGSMVSYQGQIQFKNAGFGGGSGVLAGLKQRATGEALSLMECTGDGLVQFAVQAQYVTVLPLNNETMQVESRQILALAGNLQTNVQFAGVGGMSSGQGLFTTTVSGTGQVALLSAGGPLIHLEVNPNLPLVVDPDAFVAAKGPLQQSFVTDVSWRSAIGQGGGEAFSLRWQGQGVVSIQPAER, encoded by the coding sequence GTGGGGGAACTCGTTGCGCGCTCATCGCGCATCGTCGAGGCGCGGCTGCAGAAGTCGTCGGTGCGCGCGATCAGCGGCTCGATGGTTTCCTACCAGGGACAGATCCAGTTCAAGAACGCCGGATTCGGCGGCGGCTCAGGCGTTCTGGCCGGTCTCAAGCAGCGCGCAACGGGCGAGGCGCTCAGCCTGATGGAGTGCACCGGCGACGGGTTGGTGCAGTTCGCGGTGCAGGCGCAGTACGTCACCGTGCTCCCGCTCAACAACGAGACCATGCAGGTCGAGAGCCGCCAGATTCTGGCGCTCGCCGGCAACCTGCAGACCAACGTCCAGTTCGCCGGTGTGGGCGGGATGAGCAGCGGCCAGGGCCTGTTCACCACCACGGTCAGCGGCACCGGTCAGGTCGCCCTGCTCAGCGCGGGCGGCCCGCTCATCCATCTCGAGGTCAACCCCAACCTCCCGTTGGTGGTCGACCCCGACGCGTTCGTCGCGGCGAAGGGGCCACTGCAGCAGTCCTTCGTCACCGACGTGTCGTGGCGGTCGGCCATCGGCCAGGGCGGCGGCGAGGCGTTCTCGCTGCGCTGGCAGGGCCAAGGCGTCGTCTCCATCCAGCCGGCGGAACGGTGA
- a CDS encoding LLM class flavin-dependent oxidoreductase: MRFGITILPEHPWSRAQVLWQQAEGYGFDHAWTYDHVTWAGLPDSPWFSATTTLTAASTVTGLMRLGMFVASPNFRHPGAFLREITALDDISGGRFLLGLGTGGDLDSRILGGPELTVKQRVDRFEEFAEVLDVLLTNDKVTHRGEYFTIDGLATAPGPRQRPRTPFIMAGNGPRSIRMAVSLGAGWVTTGVKGESQDDWWASLEQLSGRLDAALDKAGRDRWGFGRFLNLDAGQRYSLESAALFEDMVGRAGELGFTDVITHWPREKDVYVGSLDTLEQVVADVIPKFR, encoded by the coding sequence ATGCGATTCGGCATCACGATCCTGCCCGAGCACCCGTGGTCGCGCGCCCAGGTGCTGTGGCAGCAGGCGGAGGGCTACGGCTTCGACCACGCCTGGACCTACGACCACGTCACCTGGGCCGGCCTGCCCGACAGCCCGTGGTTCTCGGCCACCACCACCCTCACGGCGGCGTCGACGGTCACCGGCCTGATGCGCCTGGGCATGTTCGTGGCCTCGCCCAACTTCCGTCACCCCGGCGCCTTCCTGCGTGAGATCACCGCGCTCGACGACATCTCCGGCGGACGCTTTTTGCTGGGCCTCGGCACCGGCGGCGACCTCGACTCCCGCATCCTCGGTGGCCCCGAGCTCACCGTGAAGCAACGGGTCGACCGGTTCGAGGAGTTCGCCGAGGTGCTCGATGTGCTGCTCACCAACGACAAGGTGACCCACCGGGGCGAGTACTTCACGATCGACGGCTTGGCGACCGCGCCCGGGCCGCGGCAACGGCCCCGCACCCCGTTCATCATGGCCGGCAACGGCCCGCGCTCGATCCGGATGGCGGTGTCGCTCGGCGCGGGCTGGGTCACCACCGGCGTCAAGGGCGAGAGCCAGGACGACTGGTGGGCCTCGCTCGAGCAACTCAGCGGCAGGCTCGACGCCGCTCTCGACAAGGCCGGACGCGACCGCTGGGGCTTCGGGCGCTTCCTCAATCTCGATGCCGGACAACGCTATTCGCTGGAGAGCGCGGCGCTGTTCGAAGACATGGTGGGGCGCGCCGGCGAGCTCGGGTTCACCGACGTCATCACCCATTGGCCCCGCGAGAAGGACGTCTACGTCGGCTCGCTCGACACCCTCGAGCAGGTCGTCGCCGACGTGATCCCGAAGTTCCGCTGA
- a CDS encoding DUF4185 domain-containing protein, protein MVEQVEHMLRRYGADHRRRVRVRIFAVVALICVALGVGLHRIDAHPFDDTDDTRTSAAARSGTTLEPACSTPATRRTVTVDDLNAVMGGADLPYLQAGDVGASGLLSDDRLIWAFGDTLRRSGVTPSMVANSIAISSGTCLSQLVVRRPGVAQPGPVIPDRADGAVYWPSSVQVLQGARTDVVFVFATRVQRQGSGALSFKALGSDVFRFEVPRGGVPALREHIQLTPDGSGATTWGSAATVHDGHLYVFGTRDAYLGSRPVLVGRAPVASLTDRTTWQFWNGAAWVDDHRAATNVLASGDGVSQMFSADVIDGRFVLVSKCGGDFGDTVCSWTSSSPMGPWTRSSGVRVPYRTGSTFQYAPMAHPEIPLADKKLAVSYSRNTDDLSALTRDPRIGRPTFVAIDWPD, encoded by the coding sequence ATGGTCGAGCAGGTGGAGCACATGCTGCGCAGGTACGGCGCCGACCATCGCCGTCGCGTCCGGGTGCGCATCTTCGCCGTGGTGGCGCTGATCTGCGTGGCACTCGGCGTCGGGCTGCACCGCATCGACGCGCATCCCTTCGACGACACCGACGACACCCGCACGAGCGCCGCCGCGCGCAGCGGGACGACGCTCGAACCAGCGTGTTCCACCCCGGCCACGCGTCGCACGGTCACCGTCGACGACCTCAACGCCGTCATGGGCGGGGCCGACCTGCCCTACCTCCAGGCCGGCGACGTCGGGGCGAGCGGTCTGTTGTCGGACGACCGGCTGATCTGGGCGTTCGGTGACACGCTGCGCAGGTCGGGGGTGACGCCGAGCATGGTTGCCAACTCGATCGCGATCAGTAGCGGCACCTGCCTGTCGCAGCTCGTCGTCCGCCGTCCGGGCGTCGCTCAACCCGGCCCGGTCATCCCGGATCGCGCCGACGGCGCCGTCTACTGGCCGAGTTCGGTGCAGGTACTGCAGGGGGCTCGCACCGACGTCGTGTTCGTGTTCGCCACCCGCGTCCAGCGGCAGGGAAGCGGCGCACTCAGCTTCAAGGCGCTCGGGTCCGACGTGTTCCGGTTCGAGGTGCCCCGTGGCGGTGTTCCGGCGCTGCGCGAACACATCCAACTCACCCCCGACGGCAGCGGCGCGACGACCTGGGGGTCGGCCGCGACCGTCCACGACGGGCACCTGTACGTCTTCGGCACCCGCGACGCCTACCTCGGCAGCCGTCCGGTGCTGGTGGGGCGAGCGCCGGTGGCGTCGTTGACCGACCGCACGACCTGGCAGTTCTGGAACGGTGCCGCCTGGGTGGACGACCACCGCGCGGCGACGAACGTGCTCGCGTCCGGCGACGGGGTGTCGCAGATGTTCTCGGCCGATGTGATCGACGGACGATTCGTGCTCGTCTCCAAGTGCGGCGGAGACTTCGGCGACACCGTGTGTTCGTGGACCTCGAGCAGTCCGATGGGTCCGTGGACGCGGTCGTCCGGGGTGCGGGTGCCATACCGCACCGGGTCGACCTTCCAGTACGCGCCGATGGCGCACCCGGAGATTCCGCTCGCCGACAAGAAGCTCGCGGTGAGCTACTCCCGCAACACCGACGATCTGAGTGCGCTCACCCGCGATCCCCGGATCGGGCGGCCGACCTTCGTCGCGATCGACTGGCCGGACTGA
- a CDS encoding AIM24 family protein, whose product MSNILNPGVLQGNDNIPGNEYAYYLTLDHPWFMSKGAMIAYYGQASFNALRAGISANLQQMVAGTFSAPMYQQDFVVVEGQGTLIIGDRGYSINSYDLDDGNLTVRAANLLAFEPGIQLNQSIVPGFLTLIGTGKFLASSNGPVMFAEPPLRVDPDALVGWADCPSPSLHYDQNWVNSFMAAGASMVGINSGEERQYDFTGQGTVLIQSSEKVIHDHHIVRNIEQQLPNVSAGGLTALQARISAMQQQNR is encoded by the coding sequence GTGAGCAACATTCTGAATCCCGGTGTGCTGCAAGGGAACGACAACATCCCCGGCAACGAGTACGCCTACTACCTGACGCTCGACCATCCCTGGTTCATGAGCAAGGGCGCGATGATCGCCTACTACGGGCAGGCGTCGTTCAACGCGCTCCGGGCCGGCATCTCGGCCAACCTGCAGCAGATGGTCGCCGGCACCTTCAGCGCCCCGATGTACCAGCAGGACTTCGTGGTGGTCGAGGGCCAAGGCACGCTGATCATCGGCGACCGCGGCTATTCCATCAACAGCTACGACCTCGATGACGGCAACCTCACCGTGCGTGCGGCGAACCTGCTCGCGTTCGAACCGGGCATCCAACTCAACCAGTCGATCGTGCCCGGCTTCCTCACCCTCATCGGCACCGGCAAGTTCCTCGCGTCGTCCAACGGCCCGGTGATGTTCGCCGAGCCGCCGCTGCGGGTCGACCCCGACGCGCTCGTCGGCTGGGCCGACTGTCCGTCGCCGTCGCTGCACTACGACCAGAACTGGGTGAACAGTTTCATGGCGGCCGGCGCCTCGATGGTCGGCATCAACTCCGGCGAGGAGCGGCAGTACGACTTCACCGGGCAAGGCACCGTGCTGATCCAGAGCAGTGAGAAGGTCATTCACGACCACCACATCGTGCGCAACATCGAGCAGCAGTTGCCGAACGTGTCGGCCGGCGGCCTGACCGCGCTGCAGGCTCGCATCTCGGCGATGCAGCAGCAGAACCGCTGA
- a CDS encoding acyl-CoA dehydrogenase family protein has product MKTGANVAAGIAESAGHDALYRAAREAAGDPQAALVLAGRFADALPLPGSGSGSGSTAQLWEGLARLGMIDLTVARAIEPHLDARAILAEAGDDAPEGTWGVFAAEGPGVRLEASGQGSDCTLTGVKPWCSLAAVLDHALVTAWVDDEQRGLFAVDMQQSGVTATSGTWVARGLPQVTSESVEFADVPARAVGDAGWYLRRPGFAWGGIGVAAVWFGAAVALAGALTEAAGRRKPDQIALMHIGRCDAALHAARCTLREAAARVDDGCVDDPGRLAARVRTVVAQAAETVLTTVDHALGPGPLVADEEHAARVADLHLYLRQWHAERDLAALGSSLL; this is encoded by the coding sequence ATGAAGACTGGCGCGAACGTTGCGGCCGGCATCGCCGAATCGGCAGGGCACGATGCGTTGTACCGCGCGGCGCGCGAGGCGGCCGGCGACCCACAGGCGGCGCTGGTCCTCGCGGGCCGATTCGCCGACGCGTTGCCGTTGCCGGGCTCGGGCTCGGGCTCGGGCTCGACCGCACAACTGTGGGAGGGATTGGCACGCCTGGGGATGATCGACCTCACCGTGGCCCGCGCGATCGAACCCCACCTGGACGCCCGCGCCATCCTCGCCGAGGCCGGCGACGATGCGCCCGAAGGCACTTGGGGCGTCTTCGCCGCCGAAGGCCCAGGTGTGCGGCTGGAGGCGAGCGGGCAGGGTTCCGACTGCACGCTCACCGGCGTCAAGCCGTGGTGCTCGCTCGCGGCCGTGCTCGACCACGCACTGGTCACGGCCTGGGTCGATGACGAGCAGCGCGGACTGTTCGCCGTCGACATGCAGCAGTCGGGCGTCACGGCCACCAGCGGCACCTGGGTCGCCCGGGGTCTACCGCAGGTCACCAGCGAATCGGTGGAGTTCGCCGACGTGCCGGCGCGAGCCGTCGGCGACGCCGGGTGGTACCTGCGCCGCCCGGGCTTCGCCTGGGGTGGCATCGGTGTCGCGGCGGTGTGGTTCGGTGCGGCGGTCGCGCTGGCAGGCGCGCTGACCGAGGCAGCCGGCCGGCGCAAGCCCGACCAGATCGCGCTCATGCACATCGGACGCTGCGACGCCGCCCTGCACGCGGCCCGCTGCACCCTGCGCGAGGCGGCCGCCCGGGTCGACGACGGCTGCGTCGACGATCCCGGCCGCCTGGCCGCACGCGTCCGGACGGTGGTGGCACAGGCCGCAGAGACCGTGCTGACCACCGTCGACCACGCGCTCGGCCCGGGCCCGCTGGTGGCGGATGAGGAGCATGCGGCGCGGGTGGCCGACCTGCACCTCTACCTGCGGCAGTGGCACGCGGAGCGCGACCTCGCCGCCCTCGGATCCTCGCTGCTGTGA
- a CDS encoding AIM24 family protein: MFEKVNSKVVKVNLGQSGPVISRRGSMLFYAGQVTFAPHQIPGAGGAPGGGGMGAMVGSMLRSEHERTMVAQGTGEVHYGFHGLAVHVINLPQGGQVTADMSRLLGFTAGMQASIVSTQSQQAGGGGLRGALRGAAAGALTGNGMFTTQLSGVGSVVVLAHGEVMELSVGNGPVVVDPQAFVGTVGNVQTQLQSAMSWRDAVGRGSGEAMQLQCHGQGVVLVQASEDKL, translated from the coding sequence ATGTTCGAGAAGGTCAACAGCAAGGTCGTCAAGGTCAACCTGGGGCAATCGGGCCCGGTGATCTCCCGCCGCGGATCGATGCTCTTCTACGCCGGGCAGGTCACCTTCGCGCCGCACCAGATTCCCGGCGCCGGCGGCGCGCCCGGGGGTGGCGGCATGGGCGCGATGGTCGGGTCGATGTTGCGCAGCGAGCACGAGCGGACGATGGTCGCCCAGGGCACCGGGGAGGTGCACTACGGCTTCCACGGTCTCGCCGTCCATGTGATCAACCTGCCGCAGGGCGGCCAGGTGACCGCCGACATGTCCCGGCTGCTCGGCTTCACCGCGGGCATGCAGGCATCGATCGTCTCCACCCAGTCGCAGCAGGCCGGCGGCGGAGGGCTGCGCGGCGCGCTGCGTGGCGCGGCCGCCGGAGCGCTCACCGGCAACGGGATGTTCACCACCCAACTCTCCGGTGTCGGGTCGGTGGTCGTGCTGGCACACGGTGAGGTGATGGAGTTGTCGGTCGGAAACGGCCCCGTCGTTGTCGATCCGCAGGCCTTCGTCGGCACCGTCGGCAACGTGCAGACCCAATTGCAATCGGCGATGAGCTGGCGCGACGCGGTCGGCCGCGGGTCGGGCGAAGCCATGCAGTTGCAGTGTCACGGCCAGGGGGTCGTGCTGGTTCAGGCATCGGAGGACAAGCTGTGA
- a CDS encoding PIG-L family deacetylase — protein MNRTFSLDDPGTPEQEWREALRAKALPSLDLSPLRRLVVVSAHPDDETLGVGGLIAQAARADLTVDVVVLTDGAASHPDSPTHSPEALRRIREHEVRHAIELLAPGASVRTLALPDGALADHLDDAVDAVVETIGLDGESTLLLSPWHLDRHPDHEAAAQACALASTRTDAHHLGYPVWAWHWSSVDEFPWESAVSAALSEDDQDRKVAALAAHTSQVEPLSDDPGDEVLLPDHVVRHFHRDVEVLLPQAPADDDALDALHGSNSDPWNVESSWYEQRKRAVILGLLPRRHYESVLEVGCSIGVLTADLAQRADRVVGIDSSAHAVQAARSRVPANATVHVMDTPNEWPSDRFDLVVLSEVGYFFSPGDWAALLARVEQSLTDDGEVLLCHWLPQPKGWPMNGEVVHGAALEQLCRGGRRVVAQYRDDSIRAEVVGPTPIEP, from the coding sequence GTGAACCGCACCTTCTCCCTCGACGACCCGGGCACGCCGGAGCAGGAATGGCGCGAGGCCCTGCGGGCCAAGGCCCTCCCGAGCCTCGACCTGTCGCCCTTGCGGCGGCTGGTGGTGGTGTCGGCACACCCGGACGACGAGACCCTCGGGGTCGGCGGTCTCATCGCGCAGGCCGCTCGCGCCGACCTGACGGTCGACGTCGTGGTGCTCACCGACGGTGCCGCGTCACACCCCGATTCACCGACCCACTCCCCCGAGGCGCTGCGTCGCATCCGCGAACACGAGGTGCGACACGCGATCGAACTGCTCGCCCCAGGGGCGTCGGTGCGCACCCTCGCGCTTCCCGACGGGGCGCTCGCCGACCATCTCGACGACGCGGTCGACGCCGTGGTGGAGACGATCGGCCTCGACGGCGAGTCGACCCTGCTGCTGTCGCCCTGGCATCTCGACCGGCATCCCGACCACGAAGCCGCGGCGCAGGCCTGCGCGCTCGCCTCGACGCGCACCGACGCCCATCACCTGGGCTACCCGGTGTGGGCGTGGCATTGGAGCTCCGTCGACGAATTCCCTTGGGAATCGGCCGTTTCGGCGGCGCTCAGCGAAGATGATCAGGACCGCAAGGTCGCCGCGCTGGCCGCCCACACCAGCCAGGTCGAGCCGTTGTCGGACGACCCCGGCGACGAGGTGCTGCTGCCCGACCACGTCGTGCGCCATTTCCACCGCGACGTCGAGGTGCTCCTGCCCCAGGCCCCGGCCGACGACGACGCACTCGACGCCCTGCACGGCTCGAACAGCGACCCCTGGAACGTCGAATCCTCCTGGTACGAGCAGCGCAAGCGGGCGGTCATCCTCGGGCTGCTGCCGCGCCGGCACTACGAATCCGTGCTCGAGGTGGGGTGCTCGATCGGCGTGCTGACCGCCGACCTCGCCCAGCGGGCCGACCGCGTGGTCGGCATCGACTCGAGCGCGCACGCGGTGCAGGCCGCCCGCTCACGGGTGCCCGCGAACGCGACCGTGCACGTCATGGACACCCCGAACGAATGGCCGTCCGACCGCTTCGACCTGGTGGTGCTCTCGGAGGTGGGCTACTTCTTCAGCCCCGGCGACTGGGCCGCCCTCCTCGCACGCGTCGAGCAGAGCCTCACCGACGACGGCGAGGTGCTGCTGTGCCACTGGCTGCCACAACCGAAGGGCTGGCCGATGAACGGCGAGGTGGTGCACGGCGCCGCGCTCGAGCAGCTGTGCCGCGGAGGTCGCCGGGTGGTGGCGCAGTACCGCGACGACAGCATCCGCGCCGAGGTCGTGGGGCCGACGCCGATCGAGCCGTAG
- a CDS encoding rhodanese-like domain-containing protein yields MSGTHIAFYRFVRVDDVAAVCARLTELTDGLLGTVLVATEGVNGMLAAPSERIEEFVSAAACDPLLSTAFDGMVYKRTAYERIPFSRTLIKAKREIVPLGVDGLDMPARVDDVAATDVPPHEWRELIRRDDVIVLDNRNSFEFGVGRFKGAVDPGVVNFRDFRDYVEQHAPQWRAEGKQVAMYCTGGIRCEKSSPWMQDLGLQVHQLQGGILNYFKEIPDADADFEGECFVFDNRVTLDTGLRDVGRERSEIDG; encoded by the coding sequence ATGTCCGGCACCCACATCGCCTTCTACCGCTTCGTCCGCGTCGACGACGTGGCGGCGGTGTGTGCGCGCCTCACCGAGCTCACCGACGGACTGCTCGGCACGGTGCTGGTGGCCACCGAGGGGGTCAACGGCATGCTCGCCGCGCCGTCCGAGCGCATCGAGGAGTTCGTCAGTGCTGCGGCCTGCGATCCGCTGCTTTCGACGGCTTTCGACGGCATGGTCTACAAGCGCACCGCGTATGAACGAATCCCGTTCTCCCGCACGCTGATCAAGGCGAAGCGCGAGATCGTTCCGCTCGGCGTCGACGGCCTCGACATGCCCGCGCGGGTCGACGACGTCGCGGCCACCGACGTGCCGCCGCACGAGTGGCGCGAGCTGATCCGCCGCGACGACGTGATCGTGCTCGACAACCGCAACTCGTTCGAGTTCGGCGTCGGCCGCTTCAAGGGCGCGGTCGACCCGGGTGTCGTTAACTTCCGCGACTTCCGTGACTACGTCGAACAGCACGCCCCGCAGTGGAGGGCCGAGGGCAAGCAGGTCGCGATGTACTGCACCGGTGGCATCAGGTGTGAGAAGTCGAGCCCCTGGATGCAAGATCTCGGTCTGCAAGTTCACCAGCTGCAGGGAGGAATCCTGAACTACTTCAAGGAGATTCCTGACGCAGACGCCGACTTCGAGGGTGAGTGCTTCGTCTTCGACAACCGGGTCACCCTCGACACCGGCCTGCGGGATGTCGGGCGCGAGCGGTCCGAGATCGACGGCTGA